From the genome of Malus sylvestris chromosome 6, drMalSylv7.2, whole genome shotgun sequence, one region includes:
- the LOC126625795 gene encoding ubiquitin-like modifier-activating enzyme 5 isoform X1, giving the protein MEVELKEMLNDLESLKRSLADPSHHAPIDKLQLHVERLTSLAKSGPVRRSKVKDMSAEVVDSNPYSRLMALQRMGIVENYERIRDFSVAIVGVGGVGSVAAEMLTRCGIGRLLLYDYDKVELANMNRLFFRPEQSGMTKTDAAVQTLSDINPDVILESYTLNITTVQGFDTFMCSLKNKSFRPNKEGTGIDLVLSCVDNYEARMAVNQACNELNQTWMESGVSEDAVSGHIQLLIPGETACFACAPPLVVASGVDERTLKREGVCAASLPTTMGVVAGLLVQNTLKYLLNFGNVSPYLGYNSLKDFFPTMEMKPNPQCSNFACLERQKEYLLVKPARDAAIKAKMEAEASSVPESPLHLDNEWEISVVDDTEPESAEAKTSDALPEGLVRELPSADEFQKPPTEATEGTIDDLEDLRKQLEALNS; this is encoded by the exons atgGAGGTGGAACTGAAGGAGATGCTGAACGACCTGGAATCGCTGAAGAGATCGCTGGCCGATCCTTCTCATCATGCTCCAATCGATAAG CTACAATTGCACGTAGAACGCCTTACGAGCCTTGCAAAGTCTGGACCTGTCCGGCGTTCAAAAGTGAAG GATATGAGCGCGGAGGTGGTAGATAGCAATCCTTACAGTAGGCTTATGGCACTTCAGAGGATGGGTATTGTGGAGAACTATGAAAGAATACGGGATTTCTCAGTTGCCATTGTT GGAGTAGGCGGTGTAGGAAGTGTAGCAGCTGAGATGCTTACAAGATGTGGTATTGGTCGCCTTTTGTTGTATGATTATGACAAAGTAGAGTTAGCTAACATGAATAGGTTATTCTTTCGACCAGAACAG agtGGCATGACAAAAACAGATGCTGCTGTACAGACCCTTTCAGACATAAATCCCGATGTTATACTCGAG AGCTATACACTGAACATCACAACAGTGCAAGGTTTTGATACCTTTATgtgtagtttaaaaaataaatcgtTTCGCCCGAATAAAGAAGGCACTGGAATAGACCTTGTGTTAAGCTGTGTTGATAATTATGAAGCAAGAATGGCTGTTAATCAG GCTTGCAATGAACTGAATCAGACATGGATGGAGTCTG GTGTGTCTGAGGATGCCGTTTCAGGCCATATTCAGTTGCTGATTCCTGGTGAAACTGCATGTTTTGCATGTGCACCACCTTTG GTTGTAGCATCTGGAGTGGATGAACGTACACTTAAGCGTGAAGGGGTttgtgctgcatctttacctaCCACTATG GGAGTTGTTGCTGGGCTTCTAGTCCAAAATACACTAAAATACTTGCTGAACTTCGGAAACGTCTCCCCTTACTTG GGATATAATTCTCTTAAAGACTTCTTCCCAACTATGGAAATGAAGCCAAACCCTCAGTGTTCTAATTTTGCTTGTCTGGAACGGCAG AAAGAATACTTGCTTGTAAAGCCAGCTAGGGATGCTGCAATTAAAGCAAAGATGGAAGCTGAAGCATCATCAGTTCCGGAATCTCCGCTTCATCTTGATAATGAATGGGAAATAAG TGTCGTTGATGATACCGAGCCGGAAAGTGCAGAGGCCAAAACTTCAG ATGCACTTCCAGAAGGTCTTGTTCGCGAGCTCCCCAGTGCAGATGAGTTCCAAAAACCGCCAACTGAAGCTACAGAGGGTACCATCGACGACCTAGAAGATCTTCGAAAGCAACTTGAGGCCCTAAATTCTTGA
- the LOC126625796 gene encoding F-box protein At1g67340-like produces the protein MEAATLQIKRLRSSRRSTTAAKSDFFDGLPDDLVVFILCKLSSSASSPSDLISALITCKRLNRLGLHSLVLSNAGPKAFAIRAKNWSDSAHRFLKQCVGAGNVEASYTLGMIRFYCLQNRGSGASLMAKAAMRSHAPALYSLAVIQFNGSGCSKKGKDLRAGVALCARAASLGLVDALRELGHCLQDGYGVKQNVAEGRRLLVQANARELASVLRSSTAWRSHHYQHFYACLTGLVSCPLLSDYGCNVPVPEFHPANRFMREWFGSGRWMAGQGMRLCSHMGCGRPETRPHEFRRCSVCGTVNYCSRGCQALDWKLRHKMKCKPMERWLAVDGEAEEELGGLVQGGEGENVAVG, from the exons ATGGAGGCGGCGACGCTGCAAATAAAAAGGCTCAGAAGCTCCCGGCGCTCGACCACCGCCGCGAAGTCGGATTTCTTCGACGGCTTGCCCGACGATCTCGTCGTATTCATCCTCTGCAAGCTCAGCTCCTCCGCTTCCTCGCCTTCCGATCTCATCAGCGCCCTCATCAC GTGTAAGAGATTGAACCGGTTAGGACTCCACTCTCTGGTGTTATCAAATGCCGGTCCAAAAGCATTCGCAATACGGGCCAAAAACTGGTCCGATTCGGCTCACCGGTTTCTCAAACAGTGCGTCGGCGCCGGTAACGTCGAAGCCTCCTACACTCTCGGAATG ATCCGATTTTACTGTTTACAAAACCGAGGGAGCGGGGCCTCGCTCATGGCGAAAGCCGCCATGAGATCCCACGCGCCGGCGCTGTACTCGCTCGCGGTGATTCAGTTCAACGGCAGCGGCTGTTCGAAGAAAGGGAAGGACTTAAGAGCCGGCGTGGCTCTTTGCGCGCGAGCCGCTTCGCTCGGCCTCGTCGACGCACTCCGCGAGCTCGGCCATTGCCTCCAGGACGGTTACGGAGTCAAGCAAAACGTCGCCGAGGGACGCCGATTGCTGGTCCAGGCCAACGCACGGGAGCTCGCGTCCGTTCTACGTTCTTCCACGGCGTGGCGGTCCCACCACTACCAGCACTTCTACGCGTGCCTGACGGGGCTGGTCAGCTGCCCTCTGCTGAGCGACTACGGATGCAACGTCCCCGTACCGGAGTTCCACCCCGCAAACCGGTTCATGAGGGAGTGGTTTGGGTCGGGGCGGTGGATGGCGGGGCAGGGTATGAGGCTGTGCTCTCACATGGGGTGCGGGCGGCCGGAGACGAGGCCGCACGAGTTTAGGAGGTGCTCGGTTTGCGGGACGGTGAATTATTGCTCGCGTGGGTGCCAAGCGCTGGACTGGAAGCTGAGACACAAAATGAAGTGTAAGCCGATGGAACGGTGGCTGGCGGTTGACGGTGAGGCAGAGGAGGAGTTGGGGGGACTGGTGCAGGGTGGGGAAGGTGAGAATGTGGCAGTTGGATaa
- the LOC126625795 gene encoding ubiquitin-like modifier-activating enzyme 5 isoform X2: MKEYGISQLPLLSGVGGVGSVAAEMLTRCGIGRLLLYDYDKVELANMNRLFFRPEQSGMTKTDAAVQTLSDINPDVILESYTLNITTVQGFDTFMCSLKNKSFRPNKEGTGIDLVLSCVDNYEARMAVNQACNELNQTWMESGVSEDAVSGHIQLLIPGETACFACAPPLVVASGVDERTLKREGVCAASLPTTMGVVAGLLVQNTLKYLLNFGNVSPYLGYNSLKDFFPTMEMKPNPQCSNFACLERQKEYLLVKPARDAAIKAKMEAEASSVPESPLHLDNEWEISVVDDTEPESAEAKTSDALPEGLVRELPSADEFQKPPTEATEGTIDDLEDLRKQLEALNS; this comes from the exons ATGAAAGAATACGGGATTTCTCAGTTGCCATTGTTGTCT GGAGTAGGCGGTGTAGGAAGTGTAGCAGCTGAGATGCTTACAAGATGTGGTATTGGTCGCCTTTTGTTGTATGATTATGACAAAGTAGAGTTAGCTAACATGAATAGGTTATTCTTTCGACCAGAACAG agtGGCATGACAAAAACAGATGCTGCTGTACAGACCCTTTCAGACATAAATCCCGATGTTATACTCGAG AGCTATACACTGAACATCACAACAGTGCAAGGTTTTGATACCTTTATgtgtagtttaaaaaataaatcgtTTCGCCCGAATAAAGAAGGCACTGGAATAGACCTTGTGTTAAGCTGTGTTGATAATTATGAAGCAAGAATGGCTGTTAATCAG GCTTGCAATGAACTGAATCAGACATGGATGGAGTCTG GTGTGTCTGAGGATGCCGTTTCAGGCCATATTCAGTTGCTGATTCCTGGTGAAACTGCATGTTTTGCATGTGCACCACCTTTG GTTGTAGCATCTGGAGTGGATGAACGTACACTTAAGCGTGAAGGGGTttgtgctgcatctttacctaCCACTATG GGAGTTGTTGCTGGGCTTCTAGTCCAAAATACACTAAAATACTTGCTGAACTTCGGAAACGTCTCCCCTTACTTG GGATATAATTCTCTTAAAGACTTCTTCCCAACTATGGAAATGAAGCCAAACCCTCAGTGTTCTAATTTTGCTTGTCTGGAACGGCAG AAAGAATACTTGCTTGTAAAGCCAGCTAGGGATGCTGCAATTAAAGCAAAGATGGAAGCTGAAGCATCATCAGTTCCGGAATCTCCGCTTCATCTTGATAATGAATGGGAAATAAG TGTCGTTGATGATACCGAGCCGGAAAGTGCAGAGGCCAAAACTTCAG ATGCACTTCCAGAAGGTCTTGTTCGCGAGCTCCCCAGTGCAGATGAGTTCCAAAAACCGCCAACTGAAGCTACAGAGGGTACCATCGACGACCTAGAAGATCTTCGAAAGCAACTTGAGGCCCTAAATTCTTGA